The Planococcus halocryophilus nucleotide sequence ACGATGAAAGCAGCAACGAAAGCTGGAGTCACGACAAAAGAAATTGATGAATTAGGCGGCAAATTATTTACAGAGCTTGGTGGCGTATCAGGGCCGAAATCAGAATATGATTTCCCGGGTTACACGTGCATCAGTGTAAATGAAGAAGTGGCTCACGGCATTCCGGGTAATCGTGTAATCAAAGACGGAGACATTGTGAATATTGATGTTTCTGGTTCATACGAAGGCTATTTTTCCGATACGGGGATTTCATTTGTTGTAGGACAAGGACATGCAGAAAAAGAAAAAATCTGTGCAGCCGCTGCTTCTGCTTTTGATCGCGCGATGACAAAAGTTAAAGCGGGTGCAAAACTGAACCAAATTGGTAAAGCTGTTGAACGCGAAGCAAAAGAGCAAGGTTTGTTCGTTATCAAAAATTTAACGGGACACGGCATTGGTAAATCGCTTCACGAAGCGCCTCAGCATATTTTAAATTATTACGATGCTTGGGAAACGACGATATTAAAAGAGGGCATGGTGCTAGCAGTAGAGCCCTTTATCTCGCAAAAGTCTGAACACATCATTGAGTCAGGTGATGGATGGACATTTATCACGCCAGACCAGTCATTAGTTGCACAAATTGAGCATACGGTTCTTGTGACAAAAGGTGAACCAATTTTGCTTACAAAGCTGAATAACTAATTGCTTTTACCATTCCAACTTAAAAAACCTGCGGACAACTCGATTTCACGAGATTGTCTGCAGGTTTTTAAGTTGTTGGTGTTCGTTTTTTAATTAGCAAAATGCCTGTCAAAATTACGCCACTCAGGAATAGAGAAGCGGTTGTTACTAGCATTTCACCAGTCCCATGTTTGATCGCAATTCCGATAAATGCCCAAATGAAAACTAAAGCATAAGGAATGTCCATATGATGAAAACGAATATGCAAAGCAAGTGCAGTGGCAATGGTCAGCATAATCACTGTC carries:
- the map gene encoding type I methionyl aminopeptidase gives rise to the protein MIATTEKDIEMLKKAGQMVAEIRETMKAATKAGVTTKEIDELGGKLFTELGGVSGPKSEYDFPGYTCISVNEEVAHGIPGNRVIKDGDIVNIDVSGSYEGYFSDTGISFVVGQGHAEKEKICAAAASAFDRAMTKVKAGAKLNQIGKAVEREAKEQGLFVIKNLTGHGIGKSLHEAPQHILNYYDAWETTILKEGMVLAVEPFISQKSEHIIESGDGWTFITPDQSLVAQIEHTVLVTKGEPILLTKLNN